Part of the Pedobacter sp. MC2016-14 genome is shown below.
TAAATCTAGTGCTTTTTTTTTCTTTTATTGTGTAATGCTTACAACCGTATCTATTAACTTTTGCTCCTCTTTTGTATTTAACAAGAGATTGGTTTGGAATTTACCTTTATCTCCACTTAGTTGCCAGGTGAGGGTTTCAAATGGCCTTAAACCATCTTTAGAACGGTAATGTTTGTAGAACGGACTTAGTAAATTGTTTCTGAAAATAGCTTCAGACTGATTGTTATTTAAATAAAATACAACATTTGCAGTGGCTGAAAGCTGGTTAACTGCGGCAACATATGTGTTAGTGTTTATTAGTAAATTGTTGCTTTTATAATGACTTAGAAAATTTTGGAGTGTACTGGCATAATTGGAAAAAATCAAATAGTTATCAATGATAACATAATATGGTCTTTTAAATTTTTGAAATGCAGAACCAAAATAGAAATATAATAGGTCTGCTTCTTTAAAAAGCCTGATTTCATCCGTGTAGCTGTCGCTGATGTCGAGTAATTGTTGTTCGAGTTTATCTCCATTTGTTAAATTTACTGCACCAAGTTTTTCTCCAGTGTTGAGCTGGAATGTAATGAATTGATTTTTGGTGTATTTTGGAATGGATTCTTCCATGTTAATATGATACTTTTTGCTGAGGGTTTGGCTAAAATTATGTATATTCTTACTTTTTTGTTTTGAAAGCCAAAGGTTAAGCGATTTTCTCCATGAGCTGTAACTTTCTATTGCATAAAGCGTATAATTGGCCGTATTTTCTGGAAGAATATTATCTATAATTGTTTTTTGTGGGAGCAGGTTCGAAAAAAGCTGATGGTAATTATCCGGATCAGTTAGCAACGTGCTGCCATTAAACAATAGCCGCTCTTTACTAAAATTGTAATTTAAACTTGCAAAGGCATTTAAGTTTTTGAGCACAATCAAATCACCGTTGATGCCAGTACTAATCGTTTTTAACAGTTCCGGGATTTTATTGAAATTTATGAAAAGGTTAGCAAGATTAGATTTTCTGGCATTACTGTTTTCTTTTAAAAATTCAAAAAATGGATTATCTTTCCTTTCTTTTAATTGATTTAGAACTTTTGTGACTTGCTCAAAGGAGTTAGAAATCATAACCAGGTGATCAGTACTGGCAAGATAAAATGACGAACTGTCCGCTATTGTTATTTTTTTTAAAGGTGGAATGTTTTCTATTTTGAAATCACTGGATTTTAAGATTTCTTCCAGTTTTTTTTGATCCTCAGTTTCGTTAAGTTGGGTACTAAGCAATAAGTCCATTTCTCCTTTTTCTCCCGGTAATATACTGATATAGCTATTTTGCTGATCAAAACAGCGGAATAATTCTGGAGAGGAAGTAAAAGTAGTTTCTAAGGTTGAAAGTGTTTTAAACTTCGCTTCGCCTATTATATTCTTAAATAGCTGTTGGCCTTTTAAAATGTCAAATGTACTTTTGTCATTTTGAATACGGACAACGATGCCTGAATTACAGGTAGCTGCATAAATACTGGTGTCATTAATGCTGGTTCTTTTATCCAGGTTATTAAAATAAAACCAAGCCATGTATAACATGGCAAGCAGAAGAACAAATATGGTGGTGTATATGGTTTTCATTTTTTTAGTTACAGCAAATTTAATTTTATTACTTGGATTGGAGAGTGATGTATCCTGATTTTATTAATTTAGCGTTTCTTAAAATAAAATGGGTCACAAATGAATAAACGAATAATTTTAACGGCTGCTGTTTTTGGTGCTCTTGCAGTTATTCTGGGTGCGTTTGGAGCACATGGGTTAAGAGATAAAATAAGTGCAGAATCCATTACAATATGGAACAAAGGGGTAGAGTATCAGTTCTATCATACTTTTGCATTACTTTTTCTGTCTACCTTTGTAAGGTTTAGAAATAAACTGATTGACCTTGCATACTTTTCCTTTAGTTTTGGAATCTTACTTTTTTCGGGTTCGCTATACCTGCTAGCTTCCAAAAGCATCACTAATATTGGCTTTATCAATTATATATGGCCAATAACTCCATTAGGTGGATTATTGCTCATTCTTGGCTGGATGTTTTTGTTCCTTGCCGCATTAAGACACCGCTAATGCAGGATAGTCTTGATTTCAACGAGCGGGAAACTCTTTTTATAACCGTAATC
Proteins encoded:
- a CDS encoding DUF423 domain-containing protein, which produces MNKRIILTAAVFGALAVILGAFGAHGLRDKISAESITIWNKGVEYQFYHTFALLFLSTFVRFRNKLIDLAYFSFSFGILLFSGSLYLLASKSITNIGFINYIWPITPLGGLLLILGWMFLFLAALRHR